In uncultured Methanobacterium sp., a genomic segment contains:
- a CDS encoding right-handed parallel beta-helix repeat-containing protein — translation MGAVSADPGIIYVNNNTGNDTWDGQSPLYNNTTGSGPKLSIKNATGTVTTDGTVNIADGLYSGENNTNIRINQNLTIIGQSQNGTIINAQNSAQIFIIESGATVTLENITLANATATNGGAIYNSGTLTLNACYLVGNSATASVGWANDGGAIYNTGNLTIKNNVINQNKAKGNGGAIYNSGTLSIQNSLINQNTATSSNGGGIYNAGSLADLNIINTTFTNNKAGSGGGAIDNYNSNSLTVINSTFISNSCGARYGGAIDNWKDVSDPGKVMVNNCTFIGNSAFQSGGAINVDDGCTATITNSSFAGNTAERGGAVSIWDCSLVNLANCTFTNNIVTSSHDEGYGGAINNHNYSTAFVTNCTFNDNQAENNGGAISNCKSTMKLVECTFNGNNAGNWGGAIDNGPNSDLNILSSVFNGNAATTGGSIENYDESILNITHCTFTNNTATSVGGAIGNNNSLNVPVMIYDSYFAGNNATISGGAIHNIGAIKIVNSTFREGTAGDGGAIFNSGNTIINSSIFASNTANNDSGGAIFNYDGSNLNITGTTFTGNTATYGGAICSYDYSQLRSFRSPDDRQLRLMITSVFNGTITTLTVDNCTFTGNTAHYYGGAITSDNYGVMSVTNSNFTSNNAQRYAGAINNDFYSTATIDNCIFNCNNAIEGSSGAIDNYYYASCNVTNCIFNNGTANYGGAIGNDDDGPLTVINCTFTGNRANIDGGAINNDDDCVTSVINCVFNGNSATDGSGGAIDSYSSTVTITGCTFQGNLAIDGGAVDNFIGREFINNCTFIANTATGTGGAIYTTGITKVNYSVFNHNTAVNGGAIGNCYNTGTLTITNSTMVQNSANSIGGAIYNVASPYNWRKSLVITDSVMNQNTAASGDSVYNDGGNCEIHYNLIMGTDGFNLYSTMGTVNAQDNWWGSNIPNFSSLISGAVNYSPWIYMTLTANPSTINSTDSSLITASFNNLFDGITITNLDPLAGHIPEGTSVNFLTDLGQFVIGPFVGNTVTLGSPIITVGTVNGIATTTFQAIETHGIAHLNATTNNQTVSTNLQVVQNFLVDPTMNSNYIQSVIDSADIGDYLTFLMGDYNNISLHITKTLNLVSKGAVLNGNNGSSVINFQGNDASRSSITGFIINGALNAYGICLSDVSDVTVVNSTILGNMVGIDLWNSMNNTITNNTITDNGWSGICLDTSNGNVITNNRVTGNQEGVFLSNSSQNIINSNNVFNNTYSGVTVCNSYNNIIGGNTVEGNVWNGILIQNSLNNTVFGNTVQNNLWSGICIDHSTGTDVVGNIVDGNDEGIFIANNAAGNTIENNTLSNCNFTALSILGGSTNNILLGNNESGSGFNGILIQNSNQNMVQGNKVVNNGWSGLWVDQGTNNSIIQNNIENNPEQAYDNGTNSYDDGKVGNYWSDWTTADPRPIDGGFNWDYHPLNTHL, via the coding sequence ATGGGTGCTGTTTCTGCAGACCCTGGAATTATCTACGTTAACAACAATACCGGGAATGATACATGGGATGGGCAGAGTCCCCTATACAATAATACAACTGGAAGCGGACCAAAACTCAGTATTAAAAACGCAACAGGTACTGTAACAACTGATGGAACGGTTAACATTGCTGATGGACTATACAGTGGGGAAAATAATACTAACATCAGAATAAACCAGAATTTAACTATCATTGGTCAAAGTCAGAATGGAACCATAATAAATGCACAAAATTCAGCTCAAATATTCATTATCGAGTCTGGAGCAACAGTTACTTTGGAAAACATTACTCTTGCCAATGCCACAGCAACCAATGGGGGAGCCATATACAACAGTGGTACGTTAACTCTAAATGCCTGTTACTTGGTGGGAAACAGTGCCACTGCCAGTGTTGGCTGGGCTAATGATGGTGGTGCCATTTACAATACTGGGAATTTGACCATCAAAAATAATGTTATCAACCAGAATAAAGCGAAGGGGAATGGGGGTGCAATTTATAATAGTGGGACCTTAAGTATCCAAAACTCTCTAATTAACCAGAACACTGCAACCAGTTCTAATGGGGGTGGAATCTATAATGCGGGTAGTCTGGCTGATTTAAACATTATTAACACCACTTTCACCAACAACAAAGCAGGTAGTGGTGGTGGAGCAATTGATAATTATAATTCTAACAGTTTAACTGTAATTAACAGCACCTTCATCAGTAACAGTTGTGGAGCACGCTATGGTGGTGCTATAGATAACTGGAAAGATGTTTCAGATCCAGGAAAGGTGATGGTAAACAACTGTACCTTCATTGGTAACAGTGCATTTCAATCTGGTGGTGCAATAAATGTTGATGATGGTTGCACTGCAACTATAACCAATTCTTCATTCGCAGGTAACACAGCAGAAAGGGGTGGGGCAGTTAGCATATGGGATTGTAGTTTGGTAAATCTAGCAAACTGTACGTTCACCAATAATATCGTTACATCAAGTCATGATGAGGGTTATGGGGGTGCCATAAACAACCATAATTACAGTACTGCATTTGTGACTAACTGTACATTCAACGATAACCAGGCAGAAAATAACGGTGGTGCCATCAGTAACTGCAAAAGCACCATGAAATTAGTAGAATGCACCTTCAATGGTAACAATGCAGGTAATTGGGGTGGTGCGATTGATAACGGACCGAACAGTGATTTAAACATATTAAGCTCTGTTTTCAATGGCAACGCTGCAACTACTGGGGGAAGTATTGAAAATTACGATGAGAGTATACTAAATATCACACACTGCACTTTCACGAATAACACTGCAACCAGTGTTGGTGGAGCTATTGGAAATAATAACTCATTAAATGTACCGGTGATGATATATGATAGTTATTTCGCGGGCAACAATGCAACCATTAGTGGTGGGGCCATCCATAACATTGGGGCCATAAAAATTGTTAATTCTACATTCAGGGAAGGCACTGCTGGTGATGGTGGTGCAATTTTTAACTCAGGGAACACCATTATAAACAGCAGTATATTTGCATCTAACACAGCAAATAACGATTCTGGAGGGGCTATTTTCAACTATGATGGTAGTAACTTGAATATAACTGGCACCACATTCACTGGTAACACTGCAACTTACGGGGGGGCAATATGCAGTTATGATTACAGTCAACTGCGTAGTTTCCGCAGCCCAGATGATAGACAACTACGATTAATGATTACTTCGGTTTTTAATGGTACAATTACTACTTTAACCGTGGATAACTGCACATTTACTGGTAACACAGCACATTATTATGGTGGTGCTATCACCAGTGACAACTACGGGGTTATGAGTGTCACCAATAGTAATTTCACCAGCAATAATGCACAGAGGTACGCTGGTGCCATAAATAACGATTTTTACAGCACTGCAACAATTGATAACTGCATTTTCAACTGTAACAATGCAATTGAAGGTTCTTCTGGTGCAATTGACAACTATTATTATGCTTCCTGCAATGTTACCAACTGTATTTTCAACAATGGGACTGCCAATTACGGTGGTGCCATTGGAAACGATGATGATGGTCCCTTAACCGTAATTAACTGTACTTTCACAGGTAACCGGGCAAATATCGATGGTGGTGCCATAAACAATGATGATGATTGTGTTACCTCTGTTATAAACTGTGTATTTAATGGTAATAGTGCAACAGACGGATCTGGTGGTGCAATTGACAGTTATTCCAGCACGGTAACCATAACTGGATGTACATTCCAGGGAAACCTGGCCATTGATGGTGGTGCAGTGGACAATTTTATTGGTAGGGAATTTATTAATAACTGTACATTCATTGCTAACACTGCAACTGGTACTGGGGGAGCAATTTACACTACAGGGATAACTAAAGTTAATTATTCCGTATTCAACCACAATACTGCAGTAAATGGTGGTGCAATCGGTAATTGTTATAACACCGGGACATTAACCATAACTAACTCTACAATGGTCCAGAATAGTGCAAATTCGATTGGGGGGGCTATTTATAATGTTGCATCGCCTTATAACTGGAGGAAATCATTAGTGATCACCGATTCAGTTATGAATCAAAACACCGCTGCTTCCGGTGATTCTGTTTACAATGATGGAGGTAACTGTGAGATTCATTACAATCTTATAATGGGCACTGATGGATTTAACCTGTATTCAACTATGGGAACAGTTAATGCACAGGATAACTGGTGGGGTTCTAACATTCCAAATTTTTCCAGTTTAATCAGTGGAGCTGTGAATTACTCTCCCTGGATTTACATGACCCTCACTGCAAACCCCTCAACCATTAATAGCACTGATTCCAGTTTAATTACTGCCAGTTTCAACAACCTGTTTGATGGGATCACAATTACTAATTTAGATCCACTCGCTGGACACATTCCTGAAGGAACTTCAGTAAACTTCCTGACTGATCTTGGACAGTTTGTTATTGGACCGTTTGTAGGTAACACCGTGACCCTGGGAAGTCCAATTATCACCGTTGGTACTGTAAATGGAATTGCCACAACCACATTCCAGGCCATTGAAACTCATGGAATAGCTCACTTGAATGCCACAACAAACAACCAAACAGTTTCAACTAACCTACAAGTAGTGCAAAATTTCTTGGTTGATCCAACTATGAATAGTAATTATATTCAGTCGGTTATTGATTCAGCGGATATTGGAGATTATCTGACTTTCTTAATGGGAGATTATAACAACATTTCACTCCATATCACTAAAACTCTAAACTTGGTAAGTAAAGGAGCTGTTTTAAATGGCAATAATGGTTCTTCAGTGATTAATTTCCAGGGGAATGATGCATCCAGAAGCAGTATAACTGGTTTTATAATAAATGGTGCATTAAATGCTTATGGTATTTGTTTGAGTGATGTAAGTGATGTTACTGTTGTGAATAGCACAATTCTGGGTAATATGGTGGGTATTGACCTTTGGAACTCAATGAACAACACTATTACTAATAACACCATCACTGACAATGGATGGAGTGGTATTTGCCTGGATACCAGTAATGGAAATGTAATTACCAACAACCGGGTGACTGGTAATCAGGAGGGAGTGTTCCTTTCAAACAGTTCACAAAACATTATTAACAGTAACAACGTTTTTAACAATACTTATTCGGGAGTTACTGTTTGTAACAGTTATAATAACATTATTGGAGGAAATACAGTTGAGGGTAATGTTTGGAATGGAATTCTTATTCAAAACAGCTTAAACAACACTGTATTCGGGAATACTGTGCAGAATAATTTGTGGAGTGGTATCTGCATTGATCACTCTACTGGTACAGATGTTGTGGGTAACATTGTGGATGGTAATGATGAGGGTATATTTATTGCTAATAATGCTGCAGGAAACACCATTGAAAACAATACATTATCAAATTGCAATTTCACTGCTTTGAGTATTTTGGGTGGATCCACCAATAACATTCTTTTGGGCAATAATGAGAGTGGTTCAGGATTTAACGGTATTCTAATTCAGAATAGTAATCAGAATATGGTGCAAGGAAATAAAGTTGTTAACAATGGTTGGAGTGGTTTATGGGTTGATCAGGGGACAAACAATTCTATAATCCAAAATAATATTGAAAATAATCCTGAACAGGCATATGATAATGGAACAAACAGTTATGATGATGGTAAGGTGGGTAACTACTGGAGTGACTGGACTACTGCTGATCCCCGGCCAATAGATGGTGGATTCAATTGGGATTACCACCCCTTAAACACACATTTATAA
- a CDS encoding right-handed parallel beta-helix repeat-containing protein → MIKEKRILQVLLVLIVTFMAVPAIYAADPGNYTSLDGSVQSTASGGTLTLDKNYTYNSTTDSVYASNGISVTKDLVVDGNGYTIDAQNSTRVFQVSNNVKLTLKNLVIKNTVNSAINLLGTTGQLQLINCTMTDCSGSSSFINMPNGASTSSKITLILTNSTFNNGGSAQYLIRIGKNNVATVTNTKFTNNNVAAPKGTSVGIFYIMSSGSVNLINSTFLNNVGSGDGCCVLMTSGGSVSATNSTFINNTAGLRGACFNGLGTITTTNCTFINNSAGDANYGGGAIYAMGTLTVTGCTFINNTATGSGGAISNSAGGTITNSIFINNNASKGAAIDNSGTLTANKNWWGSNSPDFATLISGASAPANWIYMNLSANVPAYLLSSETIPIIANFNYYTDGVNVTPITDGTHIPNGLTVYFQTNNGQITPNKTTVNGLATANYSYSGSESQVNATTDANPNSNSFTTSDFYRSLNFTVNRIIDFTSNVTSGASPLNVQFTSTSPFSDTITIDSYYWNFGDGTYSTEENPTHTYTRAGTYTVSLAVTTSIGNDTMTKTNLITVLSPPVITNNRTGTTYNSIQSAIDDVNTQNGDTLTVSTGNYTENIIVNKNLILTALGLVTIQPLNTNLPVITVTSEGNGSTIQGFNINGSTNSYGISLTSTNNVTIKNNTITGNNVGIQLWNSTHNNITGNNATGNNWSGICLDTSNNNTITNNNVNNNQEGIFIANSAQNNINNNNVSNNAYSGISDIHGNQNTITQNTIQSNVWNGILIQNSTNDVISGNTLQKNTWSSITLDGPTASTITGNNISSSQEGIFTANGATGNTITQNTINNITYTGISILTGSNNNTITLNNENNSGSNGILIQNSNQNTVQENTFSNNGWSGICLDQTNNTTVTMNNLENNPEQGIAVGGTNNTFNSNYWSDWNTTYPRPIDGNNNIYDNNPQTTPYT, encoded by the coding sequence ATGATAAAGGAAAAAAGAATATTACAGGTTCTTTTGGTATTAATAGTCACTTTCATGGCTGTTCCAGCTATTTATGCCGCAGATCCTGGTAATTATACGTCTTTGGATGGTTCCGTCCAATCCACTGCATCTGGAGGAACACTGACATTAGACAAAAATTATACATACAATAGTACAACAGACTCTGTTTATGCGTCTAATGGCATATCAGTTACCAAAGATCTGGTTGTTGATGGTAATGGATATACTATTGATGCACAGAACAGTACTCGGGTATTTCAAGTGTCAAATAATGTTAAACTCACACTGAAAAACCTGGTAATTAAAAATACTGTTAACAGTGCCATAAATCTGTTGGGAACAACTGGTCAACTTCAGTTGATAAACTGTACAATGACAGATTGCTCGGGAAGTTCCAGCTTTATAAATATGCCAAATGGGGCCAGTACTAGCTCTAAAATTACGTTGATTCTAACAAATTCCACCTTCAACAATGGTGGTTCAGCTCAGTACTTAATCCGTATAGGTAAAAATAACGTGGCAACCGTCACTAATACGAAGTTTACCAACAACAATGTGGCAGCCCCAAAAGGTACATCTGTAGGTATTTTTTATATAATGTCATCTGGATCTGTGAATTTAATCAACTCTACATTCCTTAATAATGTGGGGAGTGGGGATGGCTGTTGTGTACTGATGACATCCGGCGGTTCAGTATCTGCTACTAATTCTACCTTCATAAACAATACTGCAGGGTTACGTGGGGCCTGTTTCAATGGTTTGGGAACAATAACGACCACCAATTGTACTTTCATCAACAACTCTGCTGGAGATGCTAACTATGGTGGTGGAGCAATTTATGCTATGGGTACCTTAACTGTTACAGGTTGCACATTCATCAACAACACTGCAACAGGGAGTGGAGGAGCTATCTCTAACTCCGCAGGTGGTACAATAACAAATTCTATCTTCATCAACAATAACGCAAGTAAAGGTGCTGCAATTGACAATTCTGGTACGTTAACTGCCAATAAGAACTGGTGGGGAAGTAACAGTCCCGACTTTGCTACTCTGATATCAGGGGCAAGTGCACCTGCCAACTGGATTTACATGAATTTAAGTGCCAATGTGCCTGCTTATTTACTCAGCTCCGAGACCATACCCATAATAGCAAATTTCAATTACTACACAGATGGAGTGAACGTAACCCCTATCACTGATGGAACTCACATACCCAATGGATTAACAGTGTACTTCCAAACAAACAACGGACAGATAACACCAAATAAAACTACAGTTAACGGTTTAGCCACAGCAAACTATTCTTATTCTGGTAGTGAAAGCCAGGTAAATGCAACTACTGATGCTAACCCCAACTCCAACAGCTTCACAACCAGTGACTTCTACCGAAGTTTGAATTTTACTGTGAACCGAATTATAGACTTCACTTCCAATGTTACTTCAGGTGCATCTCCTTTAAATGTGCAGTTTACCAGTACCTCACCATTTAGCGATACCATAACCATTGATTCATATTACTGGAATTTCGGTGATGGAACTTACAGTACAGAGGAGAACCCAACACACACATATACTCGAGCAGGAACCTACACTGTCTCTTTAGCAGTGACCACCAGTATTGGAAATGATACAATGACCAAAACAAATTTAATTACTGTTTTGAGTCCCCCTGTAATTACCAACAACAGAACCGGAACCACTTACAACTCAATCCAAAGCGCAATTGACGATGTTAATACACAAAACGGTGACACACTAACCGTCAGCACCGGGAACTACACAGAAAACATCATCGTAAACAAAAATCTAATACTAACCGCCCTAGGACTCGTCACAATCCAACCACTAAACACCAACCTACCTGTCATCACTGTAACAAGTGAAGGTAACGGAAGCACTATCCAGGGATTCAACATTAACGGATCAACAAACTCCTACGGAATAAGCCTAACATCAACAAACAACGTCACCATCAAAAACAACACCATAACAGGCAACAACGTAGGCATACAACTCTGGAACTCCACACACAACAACATAACAGGCAACAACGCCACAGGCAACAACTGGAGCGGAATATGCCTAGACACCAGCAACAACAACACCATAACCAACAACAATGTGAACAACAACCAGGAAGGAATATTCATCGCCAACAGCGCACAAAACAACATTAACAACAACAACGTATCCAACAATGCATACTCCGGAATCTCAGACATCCACGGCAACCAAAACACCATCACACAAAACACCATCCAATCCAACGTCTGGAACGGAATACTAATCCAGAACAGCACAAACGATGTAATCTCAGGCAACACACTACAAAAAAACACCTGGAGCTCAATAACCCTCGACGGACCCACCGCATCCACCATCACCGGCAACAACATTAGCAGCAGCCAAGAAGGAATATTCACCGCAAATGGAGCTACCGGCAACACAATCACACAAAACACAATCAACAACATCACCTACACCGGCATCAGCATACTAACCGGCTCCAACAACAACACAATCACACTCAACAACGAAAACAACAGCGGATCCAACGGAATACTCATACAAAACAGCAACCAGAACACAGTACAAGAAAACACATTCAGCAACAACGGTTGGAGCGGAATATGCCTCGACCAAACCAATAACACCACAGTAACAATGAACAACCTCGAAAACAACCCCGAACAAGGAATCGCAGTCGGCGGAACCAACAACACATTCAACAGCAACTACTGGAGCGACTGGAACACCACCTACCCCCGACCAATAGACGGCAACAACAACATCTACGACAACAACCCACAAACAACACCATACACCTAA
- a CDS encoding right-handed parallel beta-helix repeat-containing protein, translated as MLLLFIATLVSAGAVLCEPVAAATVDVNSSMSNSEIQAVIDNCSAGDTVNFLEGVYNNIALTISNVAVNLAGLGAILNSNIDSTVFSISGSNASGTNISGFTINGKEDIYGSYGINATKTSNINIVNNIFNNTVRAIYFNNVNQSSIKSNGIYNSSELNPNYGVYIVDTGTLSSKNNVQIDSNILINSTGGIHVEGSGFNITNNLVDGNYGYLNGVDGQYVFNTLIENNTIRNIDDGININHQYQNLTIVGNIISNMTNASHGNHDGISLVDRSLTAPTIPTIIANNTINNTYYGIFLGSNFLGTISGNTINNSRITGMNITEKGAGPSETYPLNANITGNNIINATLGISMENHNVQYLHIDNNNISIGNGGSYSIQYNKYFLNNGNFTVGDGNNFNKPEYFTITTAMNNSYIQSLLDAAKAGDIFSFMAGTYSNIALSITKSVNLVGNGATLNGAGNDSILTVMGDGASGTSISGFTIANGTGHYGVCLNSANNVTVANNTITGNMVGVDLFNSVNNTISGNKVTGNSWSGICLDTSNGNTLTNNNVSSNQEGVFMANSAQNTIGSNVVSGNAYSGISDISGTHNTIQGNTIQSNVWNGMLIQRSTDDMVSGNTVQNTSWSGITLDQATSSTITGNSINGNQEGIFGANNLAGNTISYNDISSNSGNGVNVIQGNNNTVSVNSIQNNGMISVFVQTSNATTITSNTLNNTGWCGVCLDRATNTGVTRNNIENNYEQGLAVGGSNNTFNSNYWSDWNTTYPRPIDGDNNIYDNNPQLTPY; from the coding sequence ATGTTGTTATTATTTATTGCCACACTTGTTTCAGCAGGGGCTGTATTATGTGAGCCAGTGGCTGCTGCAACAGTTGATGTTAATTCCAGCATGAGTAACAGTGAAATTCAAGCAGTCATTGATAACTGTAGTGCTGGAGACACTGTGAATTTCTTAGAAGGAGTATACAACAACATTGCATTAACCATAAGCAATGTCGCAGTTAATCTAGCAGGGTTAGGTGCTATTTTAAACAGCAATATAGATTCCACAGTCTTCAGTATTAGTGGTTCAAATGCATCTGGAACCAACATCTCTGGATTTACCATCAATGGAAAAGAAGACATTTACGGAAGCTACGGTATCAACGCCACAAAAACATCAAACATCAACATTGTAAACAACATTTTCAACAACACAGTCAGGGCCATTTACTTTAACAATGTCAATCAGAGCTCCATTAAATCAAATGGAATTTACAACAGCTCGGAATTAAACCCTAACTATGGGGTTTACATTGTAGATACCGGAACTTTATCCAGTAAAAACAACGTGCAAATTGACAGTAATATACTAATAAACAGTACCGGCGGGATCCATGTAGAAGGGTCTGGTTTTAACATAACCAATAATCTAGTAGATGGTAATTACGGTTATTTAAATGGTGTAGATGGACAGTACGTCTTCAACACCCTTATAGAAAACAACACCATCCGCAACATCGATGATGGAATTAACATCAATCACCAGTATCAGAACCTCACCATTGTAGGTAATATCATCAGTAACATGACCAATGCTTCACATGGAAATCATGATGGTATTTCACTGGTGGATAGGAGCCTCACCGCACCAACTATCCCAACGATAATTGCCAACAACACCATTAACAACACGTATTATGGTATATTCCTGGGTTCAAACTTCCTGGGAACCATATCCGGCAACACCATCAATAACAGCCGTATCACCGGAATGAACATCACAGAAAAAGGAGCCGGTCCCAGTGAGACTTATCCTCTAAACGCTAACATTACAGGCAACAACATAATCAATGCAACTCTGGGCATTTCCATGGAAAACCACAATGTGCAATACCTCCATATAGACAACAATAACATATCAATCGGTAATGGCGGTAGTTACAGTATACAGTACAACAAGTACTTCCTAAACAATGGGAACTTCACTGTTGGTGATGGAAACAATTTCAACAAGCCTGAATATTTCACAATAACAACTGCCATGAACAACAGTTATATTCAGTCTCTGCTTGATGCAGCTAAAGCTGGAGACATCTTTAGTTTCATGGCAGGAACCTACAGTAACATTGCATTGTCCATTACTAAATCCGTGAATTTGGTGGGTAATGGTGCTACTTTGAATGGTGCTGGAAATGATTCAATACTCACTGTTATGGGTGATGGTGCTTCTGGAACCAGTATAAGTGGTTTTACCATTGCTAATGGTACTGGTCATTATGGTGTTTGTTTGAATTCTGCGAACAATGTGACAGTTGCCAATAACACCATTACTGGTAATATGGTGGGTGTTGATCTGTTTAATTCTGTAAACAATACTATATCAGGCAATAAAGTCACTGGTAACAGCTGGAGTGGTATCTGCCTGGATACCAGTAATGGTAACACATTAACTAACAACAACGTTAGCAGTAATCAGGAAGGGGTGTTCATGGCTAACAGTGCTCAGAACACTATTGGAAGTAATGTTGTGTCTGGTAATGCTTACTCTGGAATTTCAGACATCAGCGGTACTCATAACACCATCCAGGGAAACACAATACAGTCCAATGTATGGAACGGAATGCTCATTCAGAGAAGCACAGATGATATGGTTTCTGGAAATACTGTGCAAAACACCAGTTGGAGTGGAATTACACTTGATCAGGCCACATCTTCTACTATCACCGGTAACAGTATCAATGGTAATCAGGAAGGAATTTTCGGTGCTAACAATCTTGCGGGTAATACCATCAGTTACAATGACATCTCTAGTAATTCTGGCAATGGAGTGAACGTTATACAGGGTAATAACAACACTGTAAGTGTTAATTCCATTCAAAACAATGGAATGATAAGTGTTTTTGTGCAGACCAGTAATGCCACTACAATTACCAGTAATACTTTGAATAATACTGGTTGGTGTGGTGTGTGTCTTGATCGGGCTACTAACACCGGTGTGACAAGGAATAACATTGAGAACAATTATGAACAGGGTCTTGCTGTTGGTGGCAGTAATAATACCTTCAACAGTAACTACTGGAGTGACTGGAACACCACTTACCCTAGACCAATAGATGGTGATAACAACATCTACGACAACAACCCACAACTAACACCATACTAA